Below is a genomic region from Rana temporaria chromosome 3, aRanTem1.1, whole genome shotgun sequence.
cactgcGTTCTATTTCTCTACTTGCTTCAGATTGGGGTGGGATTATGGAACTAGAACAGGGGCTTTCAGACGTCCTATCCTGCtcttggacaatcaacatctgCCTTGACACATTCCATGGTAACTAAATTAAGGTATCTGGGGTATCTTCCTGCCACTCTGGAACTGAAGAAGTTACTTTTGAAAAGCTATGAAATGTCTTCAATATTACAAAACAAGTTCAGaggaatgtgactaactactgcTATCTATACCCTGACCTGGAttgataaatgagaaccttcaccgATTTGTTAATATTCTGATGTAATTTCTTTACATGACCCTTATCACACTCACAAGCCCATAACATGACCACATATAAAAGGCGGATTTAAAGTAGTTGAGATTCTGAAGAGGAAGTGCAAGAGTTGCTCGGTACTGGCCTCTATTGGTAAGAACCATCCGTGCAATCAATGagtttaaagctggccatagacagttcaaatcaaaccatgtatgggcagcctAAATGTACCaaattgattgatcaatcaacttgagtacaaccagcatgtcaaaTTTTACATgagattatcactagtggctgttatagccgctagcaataatcactgtggttTAGTGTTAATTGGGGAATctggcgattttctttcctgcaacccgtggttgcaggaaacaaAATTGCTCCATCTATGCCCAGCCTTACTAGGACATGTCGGCGCACATTTTGCAGCGATGGACGCTTGGCTCTGGCCTATCAGCTGTGAAAACCGTCTCGTATGAAAGACAGATgctatttacaaggagcagatggaGAAGCCACAGGCTGGGAGATGAATACATTCTTGTAGATTGTATTCACCGAGAATGGCTGTTTGTTTTAGCTTTGCGTTTAATTGGCGGTTTTCACATTGACTGTGACCATGACCGACAAAACAAATTACTGTACCAACTTTGCCACTGTAGATGTAAAAACTGTTATATTAAAGCAATTAAAAACAGAACTGACTCTGGCATTTATTGTGACATGTTGTGTTAAAACAAACTTGTAAAACATAAAGCCAGATTTAAATTGCTTTTTAATGTCATCTGTGTGTTTGGGGCGGACGTGTGGTTTTAAAACGTTCTTTTTGGTCTTTAAAATCCATGCATTGGCTTATTCACATCTATGCACTTGCAGTAGTATCTGTCTTTAATCCACCTTGTGGGCGGGGCCAAATCGATACCCTTCACCGTGAACATGCTCACCAATGCCCAGGACCAGTCGGAGACTGCAGTCATGTGAAAGTCTCACGTTAAGGCAGTTCCCCAGCTTAGAGATGAGCCTTCACTGTGTGCAGTAATAAAAGTACAGAGTTGGTGTCCTGTGTCACTACACACTGTACCTTCATGTATGTTGCATTAGGAGGGACGCTGCTGAACCTGAGCCCTCTTCACCAGTCTAGCATAAGTCTGTTACCTCACTCCTAGTTACAGAATGGGGTCCTGCAATGCACCTAGCGCGCACCTCATGAGCGCACTTTACTCCTTCACTCTCGTACTCCTGTGACCAGGCCATGGTTCTCCGTAATATGGGTTCAGTTCCGGCTGCTACTGGAAACCAACCGCTAGGAAGTGAGCTAGAACATTGCCCACCTCGCTACCAGAGGACCCATCACATTTACCAGGTACCATGCTTAATGACTGGGTGCATTGTAACTTGAAATAATGCTTGGTTACCCCTAGCATCTGTACTGCTCCTTTTGTTAAGAGACCTTTTGTAGCAGTAGAACTTAGTACCCCACATGTGCCTTACTGACCCAAGTTCTTTTGATACACCAGCACCAACATGCACCCCTTGAATAACCAACCAGACCAGGCTCAGGAACAGCTAATGCAACTTTACTGAAATGCTTTGTAGTACAGCCTAACATGAACAGTAAtgtcatatagctagattcagagagagttaggccggcgtatcagtagatacgccgacctaactcggaatctgcgccgtcctaggtttaagtgtattctcaaactgagatacacttaaacctagctaagatacgacagcctgcgccgtcgtatcttagggtgcaatatttaggttggccgctaggtggcgcttccgttgagttcagcgtagaatatgtaaatgactagatacgcctattcacgcccgtcgcagtaaagatacaccgtttacgtaagccgttttcaggcgtaaagttattccatcaaatagctggactagtcgttcccgcgtcgaaatttgaaaattttacgttgtttgcgtaagtcgtccgtgaatagggctggacgtaatttacgttcacgtcaaaaccaatacgaccttgtggcgtactttggcgcaatgcacactgggatatgtaaacggacggcgcatgcgccgtttgtaaaaaacgtcaatcacgtcaggtcaccccctattgacataaaacacgccccctcatcctaatttgaattaggcgcgcttacgccggccctatttacgctacgccgccgtaagttaggaggcaagtactttgtgaatacagtacttgcctctctgacttaaggcggcgtagcgtaaatacgatacgctgccttaaagttaaggcggcgtctctgaatccagctaataatgtCCATATCTACCTCTAGCTGACTGCCCATGTGTACCTCAGAAAGGCAGTAGTAGTCCATTTTGGAGTTTGCCAGGTCTTGATTGTTCTCCAGAAACCCCAGTGCCACCGACAGACTGCAAGGCACAGCAGTCCCTCTTCACTGTAATTACGGCATGTCCTTCCCAATGTGGCCCTTCTGACCAGCCCCGAACCTGGCCTTCCCCATGTTTATACTACTAAGATGTaggctggataaaaaaaaaacaggatccgTAGCACACACATTACCTCATACAtataaaatcaggctcacttctgcatagaaaccaatgaacttccaggttttattaccaaagctaaaTTAAACAacctggggttagaagctcattggtttccatgcagaaattagcctgattttgtgctttcaagctttagtaaataaaccccattgtgtacttaaaagtggggtatgcctgtacaacatatgacatcacttccgaatttttattctgtcgtacgagaattttcatgactttagtaaactcatcagatttgaTCTGAGATTTGCATGCAAAAAAAGATGGACAATCATTCGTCCAATAATCTCCTTGTGTGTACCGggcttaatgccgcatacacacgatcattttttagcatgaaagaaaacgttgtttttcagcatgtctaaaaaatgacgttttcccaacttcatcaaatgatctagcaaagcgctgttACGTACAAAAcgttacgacggcactataaaggggaagttccattcgcctttgggctgctttagctgattccgtgttagtaaaagacgattcgcgcttttttgtctgttacagcgtgatgaatgtgcttactccattatgaacagtagttttaccagaacgagcgctcccgtctcataacttgcttctgagcatgcgcgggtttttttgtcgttttagcctacacacgatcattttttacaacccgaaaaacaacattgtttaaaacgacgttaaaaaatgcagcatgttcgaatattttttttatcgtttttcagaacctaaaaaattatgtgaagcccacacacgatcattttaaatgatgtttatgaaaaactatgtttttttcatgctgaaaaatgtacgcggcataagtctgttgtttttcaaaagaataaACTCCTTTccagatgtatcagtttacaAGGATAAGACAACACATTTACCACTCACAGGTGTTGTTACAATgaccagcttttatttatttctgtaaaagctttatcccaaaggtggaaaaaaaaactgttactgTAACTACTTAAAAATTGTGAACTGCAGTTCAGCTTCACtttgttaatttatttaaatCTGCAAGTACATGTAATACTACCCTCCCccaggctgacaatgctgctCTCTAAAGgtgtcccctgtgctccttcacccAGAATACTCAAATACAGGAGGTGggctactggccagatcacctggtgaaaacagagggggaaaaataaaacaaatgcagccaccacatctaatgattggtaagctgcaatatattacactttAAAAACGCTTTACAATGGAGTCTTCAAATTCCTGATGTTCCTGAAAGCGTCACAGCAGTATGTCTCAATGTTATGCATATTATTCACAATCTATACAGCATAGGGAAGCATGCCTCGCGGTCAAATAATTCAACACCAGCATATATTCTGGTGAAGTTTTTTGTTCTCTAGAGTCTTCTAAATACCTTTCCCCTTCCATAAAACCTTCATTTTTTGAGCTATGATAATACGTAATGAGCCTTCTGCAAATTCTGCTGTGTAGTGGGAATTGTTATGAGTGAGCGTTTCTTCCTTTGATTTATGACTCAGCTGCACATCTGGGAACCAAATATTTAAAGAGCCAGAGTCACCAAGACAAAAAAGGTACTCTATGTAAAAGATCTATTAACATACATGATTttatcagggcagccatcacccTCAGTATGATAAActaagcaaataaataaaaatttacatTGCAATTTGCAAAAAAACTTTGTTAAACACCAATTGTAAAGTGTATCCCTAGCTCTAACATTTTGCTTTAGTTATGGTTGGAGTTTATTGCCATCTGTAAAAAGGAGAAGCCAAGTTTGTATCCTTAGAGACACTGAGACGGTCTTATCTGGCCTTCCTCATGGACTCATGGAAACTTTAAAATTTTCTTGGAAAATTGACTCCCAGGCTGCGAGCTTCCACTTACCTGTCCCTGTTTGAGTCCCTCTGTGCAGAACCCCTAGAAATGAAGCATCTTGTTTCCCATATGTATAAACTTATACTCGAGACCCAATCCATGAGTACCCTCTGTTTTATCCAAGAATGGGAGAAAGAACTCAATGCCAAATTTTCTCtttctggttaacacagagtgtgatgtctgggcatacagccaagatagctaacattgctgattggaggaaaggaacacacccctctcctcataggcagagactctcagagctgttttgtaataggagctgctctctgctaccctATTTTatcaacctcctttgacaaaagagtcaggctgcttttgtctaaaaagtaaaaaaaaaatgtcaggctgataacagaggaaccgttctgAAGAGAGCTttaaggcctcgtatacacgaccgagtttctaggcaaaaaacagcaagaaccttgctgggagatatttttttgcagaggaaaccggtcgtgtgtacattttcatcgaggaaactgtcgaaacctcaacgagccaaaaagagagcaagttctctattttctcgacgggagtctgatttggctcgtcgagatcctcgacgggctggttttcaacgagaaactctgacgtctgtatgctaagaaacccgcgcttgctcagattaaagtatgagacggaagtaaaagtagcatttgtaatggagataacacatttttaaagctgtaacagactgaaaagtgcaaatgtctcttaccaaacttttattcaacatgcaaacacatgaaattagcaaaagcagccccaagagtttagccagtggaatggaacttcccctgccgtatgtgttgtatgtcaccgcgtttgagaacaaggagattttggcttgacagtgtgtacgcaaagcaagcttgtcgagttcctcaacaagcctaacaaggaactcgacgaggaactcgatgtgtttcgcccgtcgagtttctcggtcgtgtgtacgaggcctaagacttagCTCGTtaaaaaagagataacaaaatactgcagatatatgtgcccagctcaaatttcatgaatcaggtttaaatccactttaatgCCCATTGCACCTTTAAAAATCAAACCAAAACCACCTTTCCCATTGGCTTTAATGCATTTCCCATAATGGTAAATTATCTCCAAATCTCAAACTTTTTGTTGAAATTTGGAAGGAATGAAAACTCTATTTCACTCGCCCCTACAGCAGAGATGCACCTTCAACATTCGTTCTGGTGACCTTTGTTCCTGATAGAGAAAGTAATAGGGGATCCAGCATTTTACAGCTGTCCCTCCAGTTTTTGAAAAAAGGACACTTGTTTTTTTCTTGTGGAACGTGTTTGAAAACTGCCTCTGATTAACATTTCTATTTTCCGCAGCAACTACAGTGCCCTGGTTGGCGTCTGGGTGTATGGATTTTTCGTGGTGGTCCTGCTGGTCCTGGATATGTTGTAttattctgcaatgaactatgaCATTTGCAAGCTATACCTGGCAAGGTGGGGGATCCAAACCAAATGGATGAGGCAAGGACAGAGACGGTGGGACAAGACAACACAGGAGCCTTGCCAAGCACAGACTCAGATGCCACATGCTGTACACACATTACAAGGAGACACTGTTAGCCCAACAATGATGTCCTTTCAGACTTCTACAGCCTGGTAAGACAACTGTTTTCTTTAATGACAGGACCGGACTTGAAATGTGCCCACTCTGGTTCTTTGCCGAaaagtatattgtgtgtatatgctGTTATGTTGCAGGATATATTTGCCAATGTGGAACCCTGAACTTCTTCTAACCGCTTTCCTCAGACTCGGGAATTTTTTGTTGTAAATTACAAATCCAGCCAAATTGTGCTTCCTTCTTTTTGATAGAAGGTAAAGGTGAAACCTCTGTGAAGATTTATGTTGCTGGGTTCTTTGTAGAAGAGAGAACCTCTGAATTTAAATGCAATTTTGATATGCAGGGTGGAGTGGGTCCTGTTATGTGTGTAGGTAGTGCTTTGACTCTGCTTCagcaccagtgttaattttggcagaaaattttgattttgtttttagtcttatgccgcgtacacacgaccatttttaatggtctagaaaaaacgacatttttttcaacgtgattcttgtcaagcctgtcttgccgaaaatgctcgagcaaagcgcggagaCGTACgacgcgtacaacggcactataaaggggaagtaccattcgggtggcgccaccctttgggctgctttttctgatttcatgttaataaaagtttggtgagagacgattcgcgcttttcagtctgttacagcgtgacgaatgtgctatctccattacgaaagctagttttaccagaccgagcgatcccgtctcataacttgcttctgagcatgcgcgtttttttcacgtcgttaaagcctacacacgaccgtttttcatgacctaaaaaaatagagcatgttctaaatttttaatggccatttttcacgtcatgaaaaatgctctggagcccacacacggtcgtttttaatgaccatttaaaaaaatgtaattttcacgTCATgagaaatggtcgtgtgtacgcggcttaagtcttatgccgcgtacacacaaccgtttttcaggttgtattaaaaattacatttttttttaatgtcattaaaaatgatcgtgtgtgggcttcagagcactTTTCAGGTTTCTGAAAAACgggccaaaaaaaattcgaacatgctctattttttaacaacgtttttaacgttgtcgtttttcgggttgtaaaaaatggtcgtgtgtgggctttaacgacatgaaaaatctgcgcatgctcagaagcaagttatgagacgggagcgctcgttctggtaaaactaccgttcgtaatggagtaagcacattcatcacgctgtaacagacagaaaagcgcaaatcgtcttttactaacacaaaatcagctaaagcagcccaaagggtggcatcatccgaatggaacttcccctgttgtatgtcaccgcgctttgctagagcattttttttcacgatcgtgtgtaggcaaggccgttttaatgaacgggttgaaaaaaacgttgttttttctagagcctgaaaaatgtaattttttacaacccgaaaaacggtcgtgtgtacgcagcataaggactaaaatggcattttgatTTGAGTCCTATTTTAGTctttagtcaactaaatctccAGTGCATTTTAGTCGAATAAAACTCATtttataagaaaatattgtgttgcgctgataatcaagtaaaaaattgcatacatatatatatacacaccatatacataaataagaaccccctacacctcaaatcagggaggtatatgtgcaaaagataaacaaaaaccactcaaactataatgtgaaaaaattcaaatagaaccagcaaaaatagttcatggaaaaaacacagttcagtacataggctaataggagacaggtgtgagatccacagtcctttggtgtgcagctgtcattatagcaaaaaaaaaaaaaataaaaaaaaataaaaccttttccttctggactccccgattaacacaggatatcagccgctcataaggagaaaagaaagatatatggtgcaaataacgtaataaaatgggaaatgaaccctgcaatacaatgattgcactcacggaacctcgatggtaaaaaggctcaactgcaatcagtcattgaacgccgctcagtgctacgatctcctcagaaggatggattcgaccgtcgatcgcgtcactcggcttctcccccacgcgtatcgtcaatagccacttgacttattcatgggttgccatgtgaccatgtcagcAGTCTATTTATACAAGCTGACAATGGAGGCAAGAGCAGAGGGGTGGATCCTTCACATCATTGCCGGCTGACTGGTGCGCTTTAGCCACAACATTTTAATGTGATCTTTACaagcaaataaaatacatatatacgagaccatttggaacaaattaaatgttaaaatacattataaaattcATTTATGCAACCTTCATTATGAACAACTAATAGCCTATACACGTCACTGCCTCCAGTGGTGAGAAGAATAAATACACCTAATATTACTCAAccactttcaaaaataaataaaagaaggcaTAGATAATCACCCCCCCTAGTTGGTGATAGTAATATTACAAGAATTACTATAGACATGACATACAATggaaggggataaaaatcccGCATACTGGTGAATcttcaccaaaaaaaacacatgatcagctgatcaataggttataataataaacccagtccataagattattaaaaaatattaataacaatatataatgataaaaatatattgataaaaatatatatatatatattgataaaaaatatatatatatggataaaaaatataaaaaatgtatataaaatgcccctAATTAGAAATCTGCGATGAAGCAATTGAGGTCAAACTCGATGTTAAGGCCATTAGGTGCCAGGGTAGCCATCTCGTGAATCCACCGAGATTCACATTTACTCAGCTCCCTGACTTTGTGactccccctccagtggggtATATACTTGTCTATGGCCCAAAATTTTAAACCTCTTGGATCATTATTATGGCATTGTTTGAAATGTCGTGAGACATTATGTTCATCACAACCTTTTTCAATGTTTTGTACGTGCTCCCTAATCCTTTTCCACATGGGTCTCTTAGTGCGTCCCACATACTGCAAAGAGCACGGGCACTGGAGCACATACACCACCCCCTCAGTCCTgcacgttattagctcttttatttTATAGTCTTTTTTGGTCACATTAGATGAAAAACTGgaacatttttggccattttgatttgtcttcctacatgcaaaacagcgtttgcaagggaaaaaaccttttccttgcCAAAAAGTCAGAACCTCCCTTTTATTTGGGGGGTCTGGGACACTTTTTGCAACTAGATCCCTTAAAGTGGGAGCTCTTCGATACACAACTTTAGGTGCGACAGGCAATACATCCTGGAGCTGCCTATCAGCTTTTAAAATCGGCCAATGTTTCCTGAATATTGATTCTAGTTGCCTGTGTTGTACATTGAAATTTAGGATGATAGGTATTTCTTGTTCCActtttgcaaacttttttttatctgaaatcaGGTTCTCTCTTGATACATTCTTAACTTCCTCAATCTTTAGTTGAATAAAATCTTCACTGTAGCCCTTTTGTGTAAACTTAGAGCCTACAAATTTGGCCTGATCCATAAATGTATTATCATCCGTACAGTTCCTTCTGATCCGCGTCAATTGCCCTTTTGGTACGTTGATTAGCCACGGGTCATAATGACAACTGTCTGTTGGGATGTAACTATTACGGTCTACTGGCTTGAAGAACGTTTTGGTACTTATTTTCTGATTTTCCAAGGAGATTTCTAAATCCAAGAACTGGATAATCTTATCGCTTATAGTATAagtgagttttatattttttccattcttattcaacttttcaaaaaattgtttcAGTGAGGTGTCATCCCCTTTCCATAACACAATGCAGTCATCTATAAATCTTTTGTAAACTATTAAAGAGTCCGGTGAATCATTATATATGGCAGTCTCCTCCCATTCTGCCATATAGATATTGGcaacacttggtgcatatttGGCACCCATAGCTACTCCGTTAAGCTGTCTGAAATATTCCGATTTGTGCCAAAAGTAGTTGTGTTGCAAACCGTAGGCCAGACTCCTCAAAATAAAGCGTTTTTGCTTGGACACTAAGTCGCTGAATTTATCCAAGGCCCATTTGGACGCATCAATAGCCTCCTTATGGTTGATCACCGTATAAAGTGAGGCCACATCTGCTGTGGCAAGCAGATAGGTATCACCCGTCTCCATTTTAATAGTTTCCAAGATTTGTATAAGATGTTTTGTATCCCCATCAGAAGCCAATCATATTAGGCCCCCTAGAGACCACTCTGATGATAGACATCCTAGGAATGATCACAATGGACCTAGGACACCAAAGCCTTGGTGGAAGAATAAAGGTAATCAAAAACCGAAATCAAAATCTCCAAGGAAGACaaactggaaaaataaaaataaaaatcatggaCAACCCCAGAACCAACAGGGTTATGAACAAAATTACCATCAGGAATCTAGACAACATATTCAGGAGTAtagagacccaagagattattatAAACCACCAGTAAATTATTACCAACAACAAGGAGGACCTTCTCAGCACCCCCAGCAAACTGGTGCACCTCcccataataattattattatgataaCAGAAGGAGCCCGGTGCATACGCAAAACAGATATGAACCACTTAGCACCTATAGGAACGAAGAAGACTCACGTTCCTCTTTTTTAGAATATCGCCGGAGCGACAAGACCCCACCTCGGTACGAACAGTTAGATCACGCCCGAAGCCCCAACGAACcagggggtgcagagggggacACAAGGTCAAAAAGACGGAAAGTACAGTAGGCGAGGGTATCTATAACCTAAGTGGAATTGACCTTACCCCTGCAGAATTGATGACATTAGATAAGGGTTTGAAATTTGCCCCGAAACGGaatttaaataaatttgatgCATATGTTGATGTTCGAAAATTTGTGCGTAAGCTGAACATTAAGAAATATATGCTTAATCAGCCTGTTAGGAATCAGGCTGATAGAAACATGGATGAAGGTAGAGTTCAATATAGCACTCTTAGAAACAAATCCCTCTTTAACCCTCAGGTGCCTAATAATCACCATATTGAGGTATTCAGTAAAATGGTCCTGAAAGATTTGGATAGCCTAAAGGTTAAACGCATACCTGACCCTATGATTATACATAGGGGGATCAAGGAGCTGGAGAAGAACAAAGGAATCATTATAAGGCCCGCAGATAAAGGCGGAGCAATTGTGGTCCTTTCAAGGGAGTACTACTATGAGGAACTGGATAATCAACTAAAGGACACTAATACGTATATTAAACTTAAAGGGAACCCCACACGAGAATATAAAGAAGAATTGGCTTATCTGGTGTACAGAGGGAGACAAAAAGGGGTCCTGAATAAGAGAGAGTATAAGTATTTGGTGCCAGACACATGCAGGGTACCTATCATATATACAATTCCCAAGATACACAAAGATGCTAAAAAACCTCCCGGGCGACCAATTATAAATGGCATTCAATCCATAAACTCTAGGTTGGGTGAATATGTGGATCGTTTCATGCAACCATTGGTGCCCAAGACTCGAGCGTATCTAAGGGATACAAAACATCTTATACAAATCTTGGAAACTATTAAAATGGAGACGGGTGATACCTATCTGCTTGCCACAGCAGATGTGGCCTCACTTTATACGGTGATCAACCATAAGGAGGCTATTGATGCGTCCAAATGGGCCTTGGATAAATTCAGCGACTTAGTGTCCAAGCAAAAACGCTTTATTTTGAGGAGTCTGGCCTACGGTTTGCAACACAACTACTTTTGGCACAAATCGGAATATTTCAGACAGCTTAACGGAGTAGCTATGGGTGCCaaatatgcaccaagtgttgCCAATATCTATATGGCAGAATGGGAGGAGACTGCCATATATAATGATTCACCGGACTCTTTAATAGTTTACAAAAGATTTATAGATGACTGCATTGTGTTATGGAAAGGGGATGACACCTCACTgaaacaattttttgaaaagttgaataagaatggaaaaaatataaaactcactTATACTATAAGCGATAAGATTATCCAGTTCTTGGATTTAGAAATCTCCTTGGAAAATCAGAAAATAAGTACCAAAACGTTCTTCAAGCCAGTAGACCGTAATAGTTACATCCCAAC
It encodes:
- the SHISAL1 gene encoding protein shisa-like-1 isoform X1 encodes the protein MTSWASRFLNCLILFLLVMSSKASSAHFRVCEPYTDSKGRYHFGFHCPRLSDNKSYVLCCHHNNTVFKYCCNETEFHSVMHLNLTLGADGYMHNNYSALVGVWVYGFFVVVLLVLDMLYYSAMNYDICKLYLARWGIQTKWMRQGQRRWDKTTQEPCQAQTQMPHAVHTLQGDTVSPTMMSFQTSTAW
- the SHISAL1 gene encoding protein shisa-like-1 isoform X2; translation: MTSWASRFLNCLILFLLVMSSKASSAHFRVCEPYTDSKGRYHFGFHCPRLSDNKSYVLCCHHNNTVFKYCCNETEFHSVMHLNLTLGADGYMHNNYSALVGVWVYGFFVVVLLVLDMLYYSAMNYDICKLYLARWGIQTKWMRQGQRRWDKTTQEPCQAQTQMPHAVHTLQGDTVSPTMMSFQTSTA